TAACGGTTCTCGTCGTATTGTTCAAAGTAGTGGTTTGAGTGTTTCTCAATTTAATGAGATGACTGCTAGAGTACAATCCGATTCGAGGCTGAAAGAAAGGGTTCAACAAGCAATGATTCGACTACAAAGACGTTAATCTTTAATCTTTTGTCCGACTTTCACCCCGATGCTAACTCTTACCCAATTTGTCTCTACCACCAATGACGTTAAAGACGTTAAAGTTGATTTTACCCTCTTTCTGAATGCCGAAGAACGCACCCGCAGCCGCTATCGTTTTCAAACCGAAGATGGTCAAGTTTTTTGGCTGCGTTTACCGAGGGGAACAGTTTTTCAGGATGGAGATCAACTGATCTCGCTAACCGGAGAAGTCGTGCAAATTTTAGCTAAACCCGAACCTGTACTAACAATCACAGCAAAATCTCCCCTCGATTTACTTCGTGCAGCTTACCATCTCGGTAATCGTCACGTACCTCTAGAAATTACTTCTACCTATTTAAGATTTTCCCCCGATTCTGTTCTAGAAGCAATGCTTTTACAACTAGGTTTAGAAGTAAAAAAAGAGGTCGTACCTTTTCATCCTGAAATTGGCGCTTATTCTCATTCTCATTAGGGGATTGTTGATTGGGGGAGGATAAACTGTTCGCTGCTAACTAACCATCATGTTAAATCATACAGCCTTGCTGAATTTATTACAACTAGCTAGTTCTACTTTACCTGTAGGTTCTTATAGCTATTCAGAAGGTTTAGAAGCGTTGGTAGATTCGGAGATTATTAACAATCAAGACCAATTTTATTTATGGTTAGAAAATGAATTAACTTATGGAGCAATTCGGATTGAGACAGCAGTAATGTTGAGATCCTATGATTGTCTGAGTAAGAGCGACTTGACTGGTTTAAATAGTTGGAATGGTTGGTTATCGGCGGCGAGAGAAACAAAAGAATTAAGACAGCAAAGTTGGCAAATGGGTCAATCTTTACTTGAATTATTGATTAGTTTACAACCCAGTTTGCAATTCTTAAAAGAT
The Oscillatoria salina IIICB1 genome window above contains:
- the ureE gene encoding urease accessory protein UreE — protein: MLTLTQFVSTTNDVKDVKVDFTLFLNAEERTRSRYRFQTEDGQVFWLRLPRGTVFQDGDQLISLTGEVVQILAKPEPVLTITAKSPLDLLRAAYHLGNRHVPLEITSTYLRFSPDSVLEAMLLQLGLEVKKEVVPFHPEIGAYSHSH
- a CDS encoding urease accessory protein UreF, with product MLNHTALLNLLQLASSTLPVGSYSYSEGLEALVDSEIINNQDQFYLWLENELTYGAIRIETAVMLRSYDCLSKSDLTGLNSWNGWLSAARETKELRQQSWQMGQSLLELLISLQPSLQFLKDVIEDECNYAIAFGIAASYWQINVEATTIGYLYSWLNNTINSGVKLIPLGQTTGQKLLFKLRPLIVKITEEIFALSDEELASCSWGLALASMEHETQYSRLFRS